The nucleotide window tcgggaaggtcccctggaataggaaacagaaacacacttcagtattcttgcctgcagaatcctatggacagaggagtctggcaggcttcagtccgtggggtcacagagtcggatacaactgagtgacagcatgtgtgtgatgtgtggtaaggagggtgtgcatgtgtgcatgtacatgtgtgtataagtCCATGTGTGTGAAGTCTCATCAGATGGGCTGGAGATACAACCAGCTACATAATTTACAGGGCCTGGAAAAATTTCGCGTGGGTCTCCTTGTTCCAAACTACTGGGAATTTAAAGTCAGCAGCACATCAGACCAACCCTGGCCTTTCTGAGAGCAGAGTCCCTGGGACTTCACAGGTTGGATGCTCATGAAGCCGTCCCCGCTTACAGAAAGTGCACCTTCTGTCTCCCCTCAACCTTCTTTGTTGCCTTGAAAACTCCTCAAATTCGTGTCTGCTCTCGCCCCATCCAGTTCCCAGGGTGACCTTGATCTTGGGAGTGTAGGTCGCCAGCCAGGCAGCTGGAGAGGAGCTGCAGAGCCCCTTATCTTGGCACAGCAGGGGCTGGTGGTGCCTTTTCTGCCCCTCCTGGTGTTACATCTGGGCCTCACCTGGAGCCCTGGAATCTGTAGGGTGTCTCTAGCCTCTTTGCTCAAAATGACCTCCTGAGAATGCCAGGTCCCCTCCCAGCACCCCCCCCCAATGCCCACCCTGCACCTCAGGACCCCCCTAATCTCAGAACTTGAGGAGTTGGGTTCCTCTCTGGGCCCCACTGTGCCCCAGCAGTGGTCAGGCAGAAGAAACAGTAAAGAGAACGGGCATGCAGCTTCTGGGGTGTCCCCACTGCTCACCAAGGGCTTCAATTCTCAGGGGCCCCCGATGGGCCCTTTCATGGGCTTATAATGCGTCACACGCCACTCCTCCACCCCTAGGGCATGGGAGGGATGAAATGGCAAAGGGGAGGCAGGGAGTGGGGCCAGCAGAGCTCACAGCCCCAAAATCTCAAGGAGGGGTGTGGAAGGTGGGGACCCCGTAAGTCCTTCCTGTTTATCATCCTGATTTACCTCCTCTTGGGATAAGTGCCTGCCTCCAAGCACACTTTGGAGATGCCAATGGGTAATAATGAGGGTGTTCCCACCCCAATACCTATATTTGTCAATAATTAACCACGATTTCCTGGGACCTGGGAGGAGGCAGTGGCGTCTGTCCTGCCCTGGCTGGGCTAGCGCATCAGTTCAACACTGACACAGCAATCCCAAGGTTCCTGAGTGGTTCTGAGGTATTCCAGGGATGGGCCTCTCCCAAGGCTGAAGGGAGCCGGAGAACTGAGGTCACCATTTTCCTGATCTTCATGAGAGAATCTCCCTAATCTCAACCCTTGCCAGCTCGCCTAGTAACCATGAGACCCCCTGTGTGCTTCTGTCTTGGGGACCCCAGGTGGGACTGTGTGGACAGCTAGCCTGGAGGGGTTCGCTGAGGAGGGCCTCAGGTCCAAGGACCCAGAAGAATAAGGGCTGTGGGGGAGCGTGAGGCAAGCGGGGCTAGAGAGGGGACTTGTGCACAAGTGGCTGGGCAGGAGTGGAGATGCTAGAAGCTTGTTAATCACTGGCTGTGGTGCTTTGCCTGCCCCAGAGGGAGTGACCAAGGTCCGCAGGCAGGAATGTGATGACAAGCTGGCTTTCCAGAAAAAGGGGGGCTTGATTTAGAatttgccaatttctgtggtaTAAATGCTCCCACCATGTCTGGTTTCAAGCTACCAATTGGTTTAGGACTAACtcaggggaggggggatcgggatggggaatacatgtaaatccatggctgattcatgtcaatgtatgacaaaaaccactacaatattgtaaattaattagcctccaactaataaaaataaatgaaaaaaaaaagactcagaaaattttcaaatatttagccATCAGCTCTCACTGCCTGCTAGATCACTGCCCTCATCAGAGGCCATCAACAGCAAAGCCCCAGGACCTAGCTGGATGCCTCTCTGAGCCCAATACACCTGCTTCCCTGCCTTTATTTGCAAAATGCCCTTACATGCATTGGGCAGCTTGGGCCTGAGACAAATCATTTAGCCATTCAAGCGCCTTGTTTTTCAGAACGGTGGAGTGCAGGCTGGTCTGCCCTGCAGGTTGTCCTGACGCTCACTGCGGGGATAGACGTTGAATGACTTGGCCAAAGTGAACACCAAACCCAATCAAGTGAGGACCATGACCCAGGTGCCAGGGACGTCCTATTTCCAGACAATGGCAACAGGGAGACCTGACGTCACTGGCCACCATGATGGTCTGAAAGGCCACAGTGGGGGCGTCCAGCAGTCATAGTTGCTAGTTGAGAAGCCACCTTACTTCTTAATTCCCTTGGTCACATGGCAGCCTCCTAACTCACTCCCACTTCCAGGGGACCAGGGGTTCAAGGTGATGAACACCAGGGAGCCACAAAGCCACTAAGGTCAGTTACCTGGGCCACAGAACAACGCCCATTCCAGGGACTGGGAGTCCATCCACAAACATCCACTTGCAGAAGGGGCTTCCTGGTCTTGTGGGTGCAGGGCCATTTTTCTGGGTGCAGGTTTTGCATTGTGCAATCCTCTGGGAGACCCACCTGCCCAGTGACTCCACTTCCCCCTCCTCTGGGTTTCTGGAATGGCACGATGGCCCCACCTCAGCCAGGCAGCTGTGATGAGAGGTGTTGACCCAGCTGCCTCTGTGCTGGCTCACTGCGTCAGGTGCAAGGGGCTGACACAGCCACAGGGGCTAAGGGTCTTCTGGCATAGTCAGAGGCCCTGGGACCGaccaggggcagggctggagccAGGGTCCTCTGGAATTCAACCAGGCTTGGGTGATCAGTGGGACAGGGAGTTGGTGAGAGACAGGCTCTGGGCCAGGAAAAACAGCCCAGAGCCACAGGTGTGCTGCTGGTTCTTGCTCCTCTCCTGTCTTCATCTGTCCTGTTTGGTGACAGCACTCAGCAGGCTTGGAGCCCAGTAAAGAGCCCCAGAGTCAGTTTCTACCAGGCCTGGAGGCAGTTGTACATGCGCAGGACACAGACTTAATGAATGAACCACACAGCCACGGTTGTCACCTGGGAGTGGGCACACTGGTGAGGCCAGAGTAGGGCTCTGTGGAGGGGCAACACTTAAACAGGGTCATAAGTGTGGGTCCCCCAATAGCCCCAGTCAGACTCCAGCCATGAACTCCCAGATCTGTCTTCTGGGTATCCATGGGGTGGCCTGGGAGGgccctccaccctcccacccccaagcccAGCAAGAGGTCCCACAGCCAGCCTCCTCCATCTAAAGCCATCCAGACTCTCACTGCTGGCTCTGCCAACAAAGTGGATGCTTCCCCCTCTTGGAATAAAAAGGGTGGAATTCTCTGGCTGCTCTTTCCACAAATGCCCAGATGAAGAGGTGGTCTGAAGAACCTGGGGAACAGACTCTTATAAAGGCTTCTGGAAGGTGAGAGGGGAGAAGCCAAGGAGGGGGCCTGCCCAGAGCTAGAGTCGAAGCCCGACTCCAGATTCTGGCACCCACTCCCAGAAGGCAGACTGACTCTGAATTAGGTGTGATCAACGAGGGAAAACTACTGTAGCAATTGCATTCATggaaaatgtgtgcatgtgttccctCATTTAAAGAAACTATTTATGGGCATTCTTGATTCTGGGGACTCTCCTCCATCTCTCCAGAGAATCTTATGGGATTCTGTACTTGGTTCAGAGCTCATGAGAAACACCCAGCCTCTCACTTCACACAGAGCAGAAACACAGTAAATGTAAGCTCCTTCCCCTTAGCCACTCAAAGGGGATCACTCAAGGTTGAGGGCAAAGGGGCCTCCCCAGTCTAGAAGTTGATGGTCTCTGGTCCCTGCCTCTGGTCCCCTGACTCCAccttccttctccagctgatgaCAAACACCTGGATGTCGTAACGTCGTCCTGTCCTCATCTGTTGTTCTGGGACACAGGCTGGGGAGGGTACCTGAGGAGGCCCCCTCTGACCCAGGCTGGCCTTCCTTGCAACGTGGGCTGCCCGCGGCCTGTCCAGTTGATGGATGCAGAAGGGCGGGGCACTGATCCTGCCCGTCGGACAGGATGCTGGAGGGAGGGGGGTAGGAGGAGCAGGGGCGGAGCTTCCAGAACAAAGGCGAATGGGGAGCCTTGGGGGCCCAGGCTGGGTATCAAAAAGGCTCTGCAGAGTGAGCAGGCCACAGCTCTGCACCCAGCAGTCCGTCAGACAGCCTTCGCCTGGTCCCTCCAGCCTGCCAACAGCGGGCACCCAGCAACAGTCTGCTTAGAGAAGCCTTGTTCTCCAGCGTGATTGCGCTGACACTGCTCTGTGGCTTTCTCTACCTGCCGTGGGTTGTTGCTGCAGTTCCAGAAGGGAGCAGAGGGATGGCCGGGAGCGGAGCCAGGAGCCGTGAGCGAGCCTTCGTCCCAGAGCTTTTCGATGGAGCCAACATGGCCCCACACCTCTGGCTGCATCGCTTTGAGGTCATCAACGACCTCAACCACTGGGACCACATCACCAAGCTGAGGTTCCTGAAAGAGTCTCTCAGGGGAGATGCCCTGGGGGCCTTCAATAGTCTCAGTCCCGAGGACCAGGGAAACTACGGGGCTGTGAAAGAGACCCTCCTGAAGACCTTTGGGGGGCCCGAGGCTGCCCACAGCCACCTGCCCAAGGAGATCGTCTTTGCCAACAGCATGGGTAAGGGCTACTATCTCAAGGGGAAAATTGGCAAAGTGCCCGTGAGGTTCCTGGTGGACTCCGGGGCCCAGGTCTCCGTGGTCCACCCGAGCTTGTGGGAGGAGGTCACTGATGGTGACTTAGATACGCTGCGGCCCTTTGAGAATGTGGTGAAAGTGGCCAACGGGGCCGAAATGAAGATCTTGGGCGTCTGGGATACGGTGGTGTCCCTGGGCAAGCTGAAGCTGAAGGCAGCCTTCCTAGTGGCCAACGCGAGTGCGGAGGAAGCCATCATTGGCACCGACGTTCTCCAGGATCACAACGCCGTCCTGGACTTCCAGCATCGCACATGCACACTTAAAGGGAAGAAGTTCCGCCTTCTGCCGGTGGGAGGGTCCCTGGAAGATGAGTTCGACCTGGAGCTCATAGAGGAGGAGCCCTCCTCAGAGGAGGGGGGGCAGCAACTCTCTTGTTGAGAAGCCCCCTTTGCCTCACCCCTCAGATATTGGCGGGAGGACCCACTGTGGTGGAGGGGACAGGCACCTCTCCTCAGGGGGCCACTGGACTTGGCCAGTCCTCTAAAACcaactccctccctcctgctccccactttcctgctcccctcccctctcctccctctgcagGGGCCTTTATCTGCCCTGGTTAGGGGAAGCTTCCATTGGAAAAGGGACGGGTGAGGAGAGCAGGCTGGCTGTCTCAGAGGGGAGGGGGTCCTTGTGGTTGTCACACTGCTGTTGGTGGCAAAGACTTGGAGGCTAGAAGAAGGTTCCAAGAAGGCTACAATGATGGTCTTAGAGAGAGGACTGGGGGACCCCTTCAGCTCCCCCGAGATGTGGCTTGATCACCTGTGGGCCAGGTAGTCTGACTCGACTGGGCTAGGTCCTGGCTGCAGGGTCCTTACAAGTAAGACCCAACCCTCAAGGCCAAGGTCATGGCTGCTCTAGGATTCTTCACTGTTGGGTCTTCCCACCTGCAAACTGTTTCCTTCTGTCATTTGCTTTGAAACCCACTGTGTCTTGTGCCAATAATTCATGACTTCAAACAGCAATAAAGGATGACTCATGGAAAAACCATGTAATGTGTTGATTGGGGAATGAATGCAATGGATGTGAGAGGTTGGGGCAGAGAGTGAGTGGTGAAGAGAAGGAAAGCTCAAGTATTTTCAGAGGGTCTCgctggaaaacagaagagaatacATGTATAGAAACAATATAGCTTGGATTTTCCAAGACAACCTCGATTTCAAATAGCTTGACTTATTTCCTCCATAATTCTTGTCATGTCCAATCTAATCCTGATTCCTCTAATCATTACAAACTGCAATATTTTAGTATCCAACATGCCTCTTATGCCCAAGAGTGACCCTCAAGTTGTGGTCTTGATTGGGGATTGGAAAATTATGATTATTGTAAACAACTGATAAAGTCTCTGCCTGGAAATAGGTTCTTAACAGCCACCTAGGAGCTGGGACTTGGAGGCAGAAAGCATGATTGGGGGCAAGTGTTACCCTGCCTGGGGCAGCCCAAGGGCATTCTGCAGGAtagtggaggtggggtggggggaggacacTCCAGATCAAGGAATGGGGTACATCTCTGTTAGGGGATCTACCTCATATTTGCATCCAGTTTCCTGCCCCTCTCTCTAGAACTCAGCAGGACTGGGACTCTGAAAACTCCTTGGTCCAAAGGGAGACTAAGGGTGCAAAGCTTCAGGAAACTtgatgggaggtgggaagggtcTTCTCCCTACATGAGGGTGGAATGAGCCTCTCCTGGGAGTTTCCATCTGGACATTCctgagggagaggggaagagccTGAGTGGGAGTCAGAGGTGGGGACGAGCTTTATTCTAAGAAGACTTTGGGGCCTTGATCTTGAACCTGTCTGAGACAAGAGTGGTTGCTCCTCCCTCAGATTCCAGCTATGATTCTCCTGGAAGCTGCGGCACCCCCAGTCTCTAATCCCCTTGATTATGAAGCCCCTTCCCTGGGCTCCCCAGCATCCTAACAGGGATCGGCTACATCAGCCGCAGGGCGCATGGGCCAGTAGCGGGTGCTGGATCAAGAGGAAGTTCTTCCTCAGGAATGTGAGGACCAGAGAAGTGGTGGCCCATCCCTGGCCCTTGCCTTGGAGCcaaggggaaggggagaaggaggtgggTCTCATGGCATTCAGGTCCCCCACTCCCCATCTCAAATTTGGTTTTCAACGCCTGACAAATACATCTTCTCTCCTAGGCCAAACCCTCCCCAGAGGGGACAATCTAGGTGGCACCTCCCTGTGACCTATTTTCCTCTAGGTCCCTCAGATCCTAGCCacctgctgggctggaggagggaagggaaagagtgGGTGGGAGGTGAACAGGTGAATGGGGAGTTGGGTGCCAGGTCAGAATTTCAGGGCAACACCCAAGTTGTCCCCTCCCTGTGATTCCCCACGGACGCAGGCTGCAGAGCCCTGCCTGTGTGAACAGGAGCAGGATGGCCTGTGTCCCCGCCTCAGAGACCCTTCGTCTCCTGCTAGGAGTGAGTCTGTCACCAGGCTCTCAGCCAGCTCTCTCTCCTAGGGGAAGCGAGCACCCCGGTGGGCCCAGCCAGACTGACATCACAGCACAGGCCTCCTGGAGGAAGGTGCTGAGAGAGGGTTCCTCTTACCTGGAGACTGGACTGAGACAAGACAGGTGCTGTGAGTGTGAAGGGAACCTGGGTTGCAGGATGGGGACGCTCTAGGGGGAGGGTGGTGAGCAGCCGGGTACCGTGGGTTTAGGCCACACATCTCagagggcttgatctctgggtggggagtTGCACCTAACTTGTATGAAAGTGTTTGAACTGTGAAGGAGCAGCAAGATTCACCTGGCTTCTGGGAACAGGACAGAGTAGAGCAGCAGCAACAAATTCAGCTTGGCAGCCATGGCAGCATTCAGACTTCCGGTCTGAACTTGAGACAGTGAATAGAAGACAGACACAGGTGAGGCTGTGAAGGTCTAATCCTGGCTGCCCATCAGAATCCCTGGGAGGATCAATAAAATCTGCTTCTTCCTGGTGGTCCTGAAGTGCAGCCAGGCTCGAGAAGGCCTGGTCTTAATCCCAGCTGTATCCACCTCATTGTGACCCATAGGGTGGTCCCTGGGCCAGCGGAAAGGCATTGTGAGCATCACCTGGAgttgttagaaatgcaggatCTGAGCCCCACCCAGACATGCAGCAGAACTTGTACTGAACAAaatctccaggtgattcttataCACACAAATGTTTGAGAATTCCTGTCCTAGAACTTCCTGATGCCTCTAGTTAAGGGGCAACTCATGATGCCCACCAGACACCCTCTTTAATGATGACCCAGGTGGCTCTGGGGTAAAAGAATCCTTCTGTCAGTGCAAGAgtcacaggagatgtaggttccatccctgggtcgggaagatcccctgaagaaggaaatggcaacccactccggttttatatcttgcctggggaaatcccatggacagaggagcctggcccgctacagtccgtggggtcgcaaaagagctggacacaactgagcgtgcatgcaaACCCCATATACTAAAATGCCTACTAAGTCTACTAACTTTGCTAGAGAAttcttcatgctttttttttttttaattaaattagttccctgaccagggattgaacctgcaccccctgcattggaagcacagagtcttaactactggacaccAGGGAAAGCCCAATAATGACCCTTACAGTGAAAGAAAACAATTGTTCTCTGGTTCAGGATCCAAGCCAGCCACACACTGCATTTAGGGGTCATGTCTCTTCAGTCTCCTTTAATTTGAACCAGTCCTcagactttgtctttcatgaTCTTGACATTTATGAAGAGCCTGGTCAGTTATTTTGCAGAATGTGAACCTACATTTGGGTGACTCTGATATTTTCTCAGGATTAGATTCAGGTTATGCATTTTTGGTAAGAATACCCAAAAGTGGTATTGTATCCTTCTCCTTGGATCATATCAGGTGATGTGGGACACCTATTTATTCTATTACTGGTGATGTTAACTTGAATTAGCTGGTCAAAATGGTGCCAGATTTCCCCCTGTAAACTACATGTATTTTCcctgtataaatttttaaaatatttatcttctttattaCTTATTTGTCTGCTCCGGGTCTTATTTAGAGCACACAagattctttagttgtggcatgcatactcctagttgcggcatgtggatctagttccctgaccagggatcaaacccagtccccctgcattgagagtgcagaaTTTTGGCCTTTGGagcacagggaagtcccttccctgTATAATTAATGAGTGTCTTCCAGGCTGATGCTCTGAAACTATACAAATAGCCTTTCTCATCAGTTACCTATTAGACCCTTGATGGTCCTTGCCTGCCaatggtgattttctaattcTACCCTCCTACATTTGTTAGCTGGCAGTCAACGCTGAAGAAAAGTTTTTCcctcctgtttgtttatttaaataattgtagACTCACAGACTGTTGTTTTATTTGGTGAGCTGTACTCTGTTACtgagaggacgagatggctggatggcatcactgactccatggacatgggtttgggtaaactccgggagttggtgatggacagggaggcctggcgtgctgcgattcgtggggtggcaaagagttggacacgactgagcgactgaactgaactgaactctgttaCTATCATTCTGATGCTCACATTGTTTtaaatttggccttgggaaaCTCTTCAActagtttttgtctttctgggACAGGTCCCTACCATCATCTGAgcccttctttattttctgtcacAAGATGTTCTAGGTTCATCTTATACCTTCCCTGAACCACCCCTGAAACTGGTCATTTCTCCAAGAGCCCTGGTTCCTTTAGGTGGAGTCTGGTATTTAGAAACCAGGAGCTGGGTGTTGGGTATGCTTGTTACTACTAGGGTGTCAATACTCTTAGATCCTCTCAGTATcagaactaagaaaaaaaatagttcatcTATGTATGCTTCTGTATGTAtctctcaatatatatatttaaaatttgagtTCATACTGAACCTCCAATTCCAACCCAGCACCATAGAGTTTATTCTAATCTCCCTCCTTTCCATATTTGCAACTTCTTTCTCCAGTGAGAAACTTGACTCCAGGTTACTTATTTGCTCAATCCTAAGTACCCAGAGAGTAGTTTCAGAACTGCTAACCATAAGCCTATGAAAAACAAAGCCAGAAGCAACCAGTTATTAATCACCTACTCAGTGCCAGGTGTGGGTGGTTCTTGGCAACAAATAAGAAAGATAAACAATCAAATCAGACTGCAGTCATCACAAGGCGAGTTAAGGCCCCCAGGTGTGCTTAGGTGCCCGTCTGTGGCCATTAGTTTACCTTGAGGACATAATGTGTCCATCAGGAGGGCAGTTGGAGTCAGAGACCAAAGGCCACATGTCCTTCTCTTACAGCAATGCTGAGGGACTGGCCGGCCTCAATGCCCCAGAGAGGTGACCTGGTCTACCCACCTGGTCCTC belongs to Cervus elaphus chromosome 11, mCerEla1.1, whole genome shotgun sequence and includes:
- the ASPRV1 gene encoding retroviral-like aspartic protease 1, with translation MAGSGARSRERAFVPELFDGANMAPHLWLHRFEVINDLNHWDHITKLRFLKESLRGDALGAFNSLSPEDQGNYGAVKETLLKTFGGPEAAHSHLPKEIVFANSMGKGYYLKGKIGKVPVRFLVDSGAQVSVVHPSLWEEVTDGDLDTLRPFENVVKVANGAEMKILGVWDTVVSLGKLKLKAAFLVANASAEEAIIGTDVLQDHNAVLDFQHRTCTLKGKKFRLLPVGGSLEDEFDLELIEEEPSSEEGGQQLSC